Proteins found in one Pelobates fuscus isolate aPelFus1 chromosome 10, aPelFus1.pri, whole genome shotgun sequence genomic segment:
- the HPS6 gene encoding BLOC-2 complex member HPS6 produces the protein MAPFGAPELLCDLSAWGRPEALREALEGGGYRALCSPDGGHLLLLLPDQRRLLSFPRLAGPPHSPHLELSWPGRSPPPLALLFPRSEPGWALAVVWESGRTELWRPPPARSPEGWACLQSLELCSSPRARVASACLSGGDLVWCEERPPSEATPSARSRPYRYCICVRPLGTAGTVRVLLHHIPPCQLYTGSQHIFMVPDGSTRGIAAQLLMVYSRLEERVTLASRSRGFIHSKSLSEGECDFQRMVVEYLGSMASQGHMATWCCATTGTEELLLMDASGQIYLLCPDGAVRRVYNFKNQDVCDKQIAMQVFGGTLACVLDTALHLIDLHTGRLIEKKILSADGLVFLKVFKTEAVQFLTKTGVYTIGISSGPAGNAESYEKLEPALLEMIFEESCKYYQKRSLNSTKLTVHSFKQEGIFQAPITLLTILKHLQKKENFMDEKYADLLSAMNNELQNYLSLEILKPCIINAAENEMETCCEDLVGKEIDRLLHTDLDRENLVYINSLFSMFPKASWVSIRHNLQFQQNGDGKLVVRATADLWKKVLGPLPTGSKEQNGVHPLFEMICQSLYKFKPKWLPGFVKLAQDCSGLSWGYSNKDNCESVPLYKRALSILGKQKANTTIDRELEIDILLFSGRPLAIIQAIHVLIGLQRWERVIKETKKFSELSSVITKDIFITLLVEFVKHRHLDPYINQLCEICPDDITSTDVLRIVLQNLPKSGVCSPFSCDQSSSLTIGLLKPLLNKVLQNQINVAKNAGTPTFPPSTPHRTDPS, from the coding sequence ATGGCGCCATTCGGGGCCCCCGAGCTGCTTTGTGACCTCAGCGCCTGGGGGCGGCCGGAGGCTCTCCGCGAGGCCCTGGAGGGCGGCGGGTACCGGGCGCTGTGCAGCCCTGACGGCGGGCACCTCCTGCTCCTTCTCCCCGACCAGCGCAGGCTGCTCTCCTTCCCCCGGCTGGCCGGGCCCCCGCACTCCCCGCACCTGGAGCTGAGCTGGCCCGGGCGCTCCCCGCCGCCGCTCGCCCTGCTCTTCCCCCGCTCGGAGCCGGGCTGGGCGctggccgtggtgtgggagaGCGGCCGGACCGAGCTGTGGCGGCCGCCCCCGGCTCGCTCCCCCGAGGGCTGGGCCTGCCTGCAATCCCTGGAGCTCTGCAGCAGCCCCCGGGCTCGGGTGGCCTCGGCCTGCCTCAGCGGGGGGGACCTGGTGTGGTGTGAGGAGAGACCGCCGTCAGAGGCCACACCGTCAGCCAGGAGCCGGCCGTACCGTTACTGTATCTGTGTGCGGCCCCTGGGCACCGCCGGCACCGTGAGGGTCCTCCTCCATCACATCCCCCCGTGCCAGCTCTACACCGGCAGCCAGCACATCTTCATGGTCCCCGATGGCAGCACCAGGGGCATCGCCGCCCAGCTCCTCATGGTCTATTCCCGCCTGGAGGAGAGGGTCACCCTGGCCTCGAGATCCAGGGGTTTCATCCACAGCAAAAGCCTCTCCGAGGGAGAGTGTgacttccagaggatggtggtgGAGTATTTGGGATCAATGGCTTCCCAGGGCCACATGGCTACGTGGTGCTGTGCAACCACTGGGACTGAAGAACTCTTGCTAATGGATGCCAGTGGGCAGATTTACCTTCTGTGCCCAGATGGGGCAGTCAGACGTGTTTATAACTTTAAAAACCAGGATGTGTGTGATAAACAGATTGCCATGCAGGTCTTTGGGGGGACATTGGCCTGTGTGCTGGATACAGCCTTGCATCTCATTGACCTACACACAGGAAGGCTGATTGAGAAGAAAATACTAAGTGCAGATGGTCTGGTTTTCTTGAAAGTCTTCAAAACAGAGGCTGTCCAGTTCCTTACAAAGACTGGGGTTTATACAATTGGCATTTCTAGTGGTCCGGCTGGGAATGCTGAAAGCTATGAGAAACTGGAGCCGGCATTGCTAGAAATGATTTTTGAAGAATCCTGCAAGTACTACCAAAAGAGGAGTCTCAACAGTACCAAGCTTACAGTCCATTCCTTCAAGCAGGAAGGGATTTTCCAAGCACCGATTACTCTATTGACTATACTAAAACACTTGCAGAAAAAAGAGAATTTCATGGATGAAAAGTATGCCGATCTATTAAGCGCCATGAACAATGAGCTACAGAACTACTTAAGTCTTGAGATTCTTAAACCTTGTATTATTAATGCTGCTGAAAATGAGATGGAAACCTGTTGTGAAGATCTAGTGGGCAAAGAAATTGATCGGCTTCTTCACACAGACTTGGATAGAGAGAACTTGGTATATATAAACTCTCTTTTCAGTATGTTCCCCAAAGCTTCTTGGGTGTCCATAAGGCACAACCTTCAATTTCAGCAAAATGGTGATGGCAAACTTGTAGTTAGAGCAACTGCTGACTTGTGGAAAAAGGTGTTGGGACCACTTCCGACTGGATCAAAGGAGCAAAATGGAGTACATCCACTCTTTGAGATGATCTGCCAGTCTTTGTACAAATTTAAACCCAAGTGGCTACCTGGTTTTGTTAAGCTTGCCCAAGATTGTTCTGGGCTTTCCTGGGGCTACAGCAACAAAGATAACTGTGAGAGTGTGCCATTGTATAAGCGGGCACTGTCCATTTTAGGTAAACAAAAGGCAAACACTACTATTGATCGGGAATTGGAGAttgacattttgttatttagtgGAAGACCCCTGGCAATCATTCAGGCTATTCATGTTTTGATTGGCCTCCAACGATGGGAGAGGGTTATAAAAGAGACCAAAAAGTTTTCTGAATTGAGTTCGGTTATTACAAAAGACATTTTTATTACTCTTTTGGTGGAATTTGTCAAGCATAGACATTTGGACCCATATATTAACCAGCTTTGTGAAATATGCCCAGATGATATAACTTCAACTGATGTCCTGCGCATTGTCCTACAAAATCTTCCCAAATCCGGGGTCTGCTCTCCTTTTTCCTGTGATCAGAGCAGTTCTCTGACCATAGGTTTACTAAAGCCATTATTGAacaaagtgctacagaatcaGATTAATGTAGCAAAGAATGCTGGTACCCCTACCTTTCCCCCTTCTACCCCACACCGAACAGACCCGTCCTGA